Proteins co-encoded in one Sus scrofa isolate TJ Tabasco breed Duroc chromosome 14, Sscrofa11.1, whole genome shotgun sequence genomic window:
- the TMEM211 gene encoding transmembrane protein 211 codes for MVGSVWAALGLSLTCISALSLISPAWFQTTTFSFGVFTYCSWSQGDRWNQSCGTFRSLDNIPDFAWKVSAAMLLGGWLLLAFNAILLLSWALAPKRLCPRRGSGPMLGVQAAAAIATIVGLLVFPISLASPFAKEACLVSSMYCSGQCQLGWGYVTAILNAVLASLLPMIKWPHVTEVQQRTILFSSDTQSIILMPEMSK; via the exons ATGGTGGGCAGTGTGTGGGCAGCTCTGGGGCTTTCCCTCACCTGCATCTCAGCCCTCAGCCTCATCTCCCCTGcctggttccagaccaccacctTCTCCTTCGGTGTCTTCACCTACTGCTCCTGGTCTCAGGGTGACCGCTGGAACCAGAGCTGTGGGACCTTCAGGTCTCTGGATAATATTCCTGACTTTGCCTGGAAG GTGTCAGCTGCGATGCTCCTTGGAGGCTGGCtcctactggccttcaatgcaaTTCTCCTCCTGTCCTGGGCCCTGGCCCCAAAGAGACTGTGCCCAAGGAGGGGCAGTGGCCCAATGCTGGGGGTGCAAGCAGCAGCAG CCATTGCCACCATTGTGGGCCTGCTGGTTTTCCCCATCAGCTTGGCCTCCCCATTCGCCAAGGAAGCCTGCTTAGTCTCCTCCATGTACTGCAGTGGTCAATGCCAGCTGGGCTGGGGCTACGTGACTGCCATCCTCAACGCAGTCCTGGCTAGCCTCCTGCCCATGATCAAGTGGCCCCACGTGACTGAGGTCCAGCAAAGGACCATCCTCTTTTCCAGTGACACTCAGAGCATCATTCTTATGCCAGaaatgagcaaataa